Proteins co-encoded in one Candidatus Nomurabacteria bacterium genomic window:
- a CDS encoding KH domain-containing protein, with translation MDTHEDKQFLENLVKALVDRPEAVSINRTVDEMGVLLTLDVHADDMGKIIGRSGNTAKAIRTLLRVVGMKHDARVNLKINEPEGGKGMSREMADAMQEDNPAAAPKSLDEAIDDLKI, from the coding sequence ATGGATACGCACGAAGACAAGCAGTTTCTCGAAAATCTTGTAAAAGCGTTGGTTGATCGCCCAGAAGCAGTTTCTATCAACCGGACCGTTGACGAAATGGGAGTGCTTCTCACGCTTGATGTTCACGCGGATGATATGGGAAAGATTATCGGTCGCTCGGGCAACACCGCGAAAGCAATCCGCACACTCCTTCGCGTTGTTGGTATGAAGCACGATGCTCGCGTTAATCTTAAGATTAACGAACCGGAAGGTGGAAAAGGAATGAGTCGTGAAATGGCTGACGCAATGCAGGAAGATAATCCTGCTGCTGCGCCTAAGTCACTCGATGAGGCAATCGACGACCTCAAGATTTAA
- the trmD gene encoding tRNA (guanosine(37)-N1)-methyltransferase TrmD, with the protein MQFHVITLFPEVCRAYTDASVLGRAQKTEKGKGAKHRGKKIEVKYYNPRDYTKDKHHKVDDKPYGGGPGMVMKAEPVIKAWEKAVGRKQDKKKIKTLVMSPRGQVFDQARAKEYAKKYDHVVLISGRYEGIDARVLSALKAEEVSVGDYILTGGELPALSIIDATSRQILGVLGDIESLEDGRATTGESYTRPEVIEYKKKKYKVPEVFLNGNHAEIEKRRQVRE; encoded by the coding sequence ATGCAATTTCACGTCATTACATTATTTCCAGAAGTGTGTCGGGCGTACACGGACGCGAGTGTACTTGGCCGTGCGCAAAAGACCGAAAAGGGAAAAGGGGCAAAACATCGCGGCAAGAAGATTGAGGTGAAATACTACAACCCGCGCGACTATACCAAAGATAAGCATCATAAAGTCGATGATAAGCCCTACGGTGGTGGGCCAGGTATGGTGATGAAGGCCGAGCCGGTTATCAAGGCCTGGGAAAAAGCGGTGGGGCGCAAGCAAGACAAAAAGAAAATCAAGACGCTCGTTATGTCGCCGCGCGGGCAAGTCTTCGACCAGGCCCGCGCCAAAGAGTACGCGAAAAAGTACGACCACGTGGTATTGATTTCTGGTCGCTACGAAGGAATTGATGCTCGTGTCCTTAGTGCACTCAAAGCCGAAGAGGTGAGTGTGGGCGACTACATACTGACGGGTGGTGAACTACCAGCGCTGTCCATTATTGATGCGACATCGCGGCAGATTCTTGGTGTACTTGGCGACATCGAATCGCTTGAGGATGGTCGGGCGACTACTGGTGAATCGTACACCAGGCCGGAAGTGATTGAGTATAAAAAGAAAAAGTACAAAGTACCGGAAGTGTTTTTAAACGGCAATCACGCTGAGATTGAAAAACGCCGACAAGTACGAGAATAA
- the rpsP gene encoding 30S ribosomal protein S16, which translates to MLMMRLQRIGRRNDPSYRIVVTDKRTGPKSDKHVDRLGSYNPKMNHVQIDAAKAKEWLAKGVQPSDTVHNILVGQKVIEGKKINVLPKKSPIIDEEALKRAEEEAAAKAEAEKAAAEAEAAKAAEAAAPAEEAPAAETAEEAPAEEEKKD; encoded by the coding sequence ATGTTAATGATGCGTTTACAACGAATCGGCCGCCGCAACGATCCTTCATATCGTATTGTGGTTACCGATAAGCGAACTGGCCCGAAGAGCGACAAGCATGTCGACCGCCTTGGTTCGTACAACCCAAAGATGAATCACGTTCAAATTGATGCTGCAAAGGCAAAGGAATGGCTCGCCAAGGGCGTACAGCCATCTGATACTGTGCACAACATCCTCGTTGGACAGAAAGTGATTGAAGGTAAGAAGATTAACGTTCTTCCTAAGAAGTCACCAATTATCGATGAAGAAGCGCTAAAGCGCGCTGAAGAAGAAGCGGCTGCCAAGGCAGAAGCTGAAAAGGCTGCTGCTGAAGCTGAAGCAGCTAAGGCTGCAGAAGCAGCTGCACCAGCTGAAGAAGCTCCGGCTGCAGAGACTGCAGAAGAAGCACCAGCCGAAGAAGAGAAGAAGGACTAA